Proteins co-encoded in one Cricetulus griseus strain 17A/GY chromosome 1 unlocalized genomic scaffold, alternate assembly CriGri-PICRH-1.0 chr1_1, whole genome shotgun sequence genomic window:
- the Kdr gene encoding vascular endothelial growth factor receptor 2 isoform X2 — MESKTLLAVALWLCVETQAASVGLPDDSLHPPKLSTQKDVLTILANTTLQITCRGQRDLGWLWPNNHHGSEERVSVTECSDSVFCKTLTIPKVVANDTGAYKCFYWDVDMSSVIYVHVQDYRSPFIASVSDQHDIVYITENKNKTVVIPCLGSISSLNVSLCARYPEKRFVPDGNRISWDSEKGFTIPSYMISYAGMVFCEAKINDETYQSIMYIVVVVGYRIYDVTLSPPHRIQLSAGEKLVLNCTARTELNVGLDIKWEIPSLKHQHKKVINRDLKPLPGTVMKKFLSTLIIDSVTRNDQGLYICTAFSGRMTKRNSTYVQIHTKPFIAFDSSMESLVEATVGSQVRIPVKHLSYPAPDIKWYRNGRPIESNYTMIVGDELTIMEVSERDAGNYTIVLTNPISMEKQSHVVSLVVNVPPQIGEKALISPMDSYQYGTMQTLTCTVYANPPLHHIRWYWQLEEACSYKPSQTNPYTCKEWRNVEDFQGGNNIEVTKNQYALIEGKNKTVSTLVIQAANVSALYKCEAVNKVGQGERVISFHVIKGPEITVQPAAQPTEQESVSLLCTADRNTFENLTWYKLGSQATSAHNGEPLTPVCKNLDALWKLNATMFSNSTSDILIVAFQNASLQDQGDYVCSAQDRKTKKRHCLVKQLIILERMAPMIIGNLENQTTMIGETIEVSCPASGNPTPHITWFKDNETLVEDSGIVLKDGNRNLTIRRVRKEDEGLYTCQACNVLGCARAETLFIIEGAQEKTNLEVIILVGTAVIAMFFWLLLVIVLRTVKRANEGELKTGYLSIVMDPDELPLNERCERLPYDASKWEFPRDRLKLGKPLGRGAFGQVIEADAFGIDKTATCKTVAVKMLKEGATHSEHRALMSELKILIHIGHHLNVVNLLGACTKPGGPLMVIVEFCKFGNLSTYLRGKRNEFVPYKSKGARFRQGKDYVGELSVDLKRRLDSITSSQSSASSGFVEEKSLSDVEEEEAAEDLYKDFLTLEHLICYSFQVAKGMEFLASRKCIHRDLAARNILLSEKNVVKICDFGLARDIYKDPDYVRKGDARLPLKWMAPETIFDRVYTIQSDVWSFGVLLWEIFSLGASPYPGVKIDEDFCRRLKEGTRMRAPDYTTPEMYQTMLDCWHEDPNQRPSFSELVEHLGNLLQANAQQDGKDYIVLPMSETLSMEEDSGLSLPTSPVSCMEEEEVCDPKFHYDNTAGISQYLQNSKRKSRPVSVKTFEDIPLEEPQVKVIPDDSQTDSGMVLASEELKTLEDRNKLAPSFGGMMPSKSRESVASEGSNQTSGYQSGYHSDDTDTTVYSSKEAELLKLMEAAVHPDSGTTLCSPSV, encoded by the exons ATGGAGAGCAAGACGCTGCTAGctgtcgctctgtggctctgcgTGGAGACCCAGGCCGCCTCTGTGG GTTTGCCAGATGATTCCCTCCATCCACCCAAGCTCAGCACACAAAAAGATGTACTTACAATTTTGGCCAATACAACCCTTCAGATTACTTGCAG GGGACAGAGGGACCTGGGTTGGCTTTGGCCCAACAATCATCATGGTTCTGAGGAAAGGGTGTCGGTGACTGAGTGCAGTGACAGCGTCTTCTGCAAGACACTCACAATTCCAAAAGTGGTGGCAAATGATACCGGAGCCTACAAGTGCTTCTATTGGGATGTCGACATGTCCTCCGTCATTTATGTCCATGTTCAAG ATTACAGGTCACCATTCATCGCCTCTGTGAGTGATCAGCATGACATTGTGTACATCACCGAGAACAAGAACAAAACTGTGGTGATTCCGTGCCTAGGGTCAATTTCAAGCCTCAATGTGTCACTCTGTGCA AGATATCCAGAAAAGAGGTTTGTTCCGGATGGAAACAGAATCTCCTGGGACAGTGAGAAAGGCTTTACTATCCCCAGTTACATGATCAGCTATGCAGGCATGGTCTTCTGCGAGGCAAAGATCAATGATGAAACCTACCAGTCTATCATGTACATAGTTGTGGTTGTAG GATACAGGATTTATGATGTGACCCTGAGCCCCCCTCATAGAATCCAGCTATCTGCAGGAGAGAAGCTTGTCTTAAATTGTACAGCAAGAACTGAGCTCAACGTGGGGCTTGATATCAAGTGGGAGATCCCTTCTTTGAAG CATCAGCATAAGAAGGTTATAAACAGGGACCTGAAACCCCTTCCTGGGACTGTGATGAAGAAATTTTTGAGCACCTTGATAATCGACAGTGTGACACGGAATGACCAAGGGCTATATATCTGCACAGCGTTCAGTGGGCGGATGACCAAGAGAAACAGCACGTATGTCCAAATTCATA caaAACCTTTTATTGCTTTTGATAGCAGTATGGAATCTTTGGTGGAAGCAACAGTGGGCAGCCAAGTCCGAATCCCTGTCAAGCACCTGAGTTACCCAGCTCCTGATATCAAATG GTACAGAAATGGAAGACCCATTGAGTCCAATTACACAATGATAGTGGGTGATGAACTCACAATCATGGAAGTGAGTGAACGAGATGCGGGAAACTACACGATCGTTCTCACCAATCCCATTTCAATGGAGAAACAGAGCCATGTGGTTTCCCTGGTTGTAAATG TCCCACCCCAGATTGGTGAGAAAGCCTTGATCTCTCCCATGGATTCCTACCAGTACGGTACCATGCAGACATTGACATGCACAGTCTATGCTAACCCTCCCCTGCACCACATCCGCTGGTACTGGCAGCTAGAAGAGGCATGCTCCTACAAGCCCAG CCAAACAAACCCATATACTTGCAAAGAATGGAGAAATGTGGAGGATTTCCAGGGGGGAAATAACATCGAAGTCACCAAAAACCAATATGCCCTAattgaaggaaaaaacaaa ACTGTAAGTACTCTGGTCATCCAAGCTGCCAATGTGTCAGCGTTGTACAAATGTGAAGCTGTCAACAAAGTTGGACAAGGCGAGAGAGTGATCTCCTTCCATGTGATCA AGGGTCCAGAAATTACTGTGCAACCTGCTGCCCAGCCAACCGAGCAGGAGAGTGTGTCTCTCTTGTGCACTGCTGATAGAAATACATTTGAGAACCTCACTTGGTACAAGCTTGGCTCACAGGCAACTTCGGCCCACAACGGTGAACCACTGACGCCAGTGTGCAAGAATTTGGATGCTCTTTGGAAACTGAATGCTACCATGTTTTCTAATAGCACAAGTGACATCTTGATTGTAGCATTCCAGAATGCATCCCTGCAGGACCAAGGAGACTATGTCTGCTCTGCTCAAGATAGGAAGACCAAGAAAAGACATTGCCTAGTCAAACAGCTCATCATTTTAG AGCGCATGGCACCCATGATCAttggaaatctagagaatcagaCGACAATGATTGGCGAAACCATCGAAGTTTCTTGCCCAGCATCGGGAAACCCTACCCCACACATTACATGGTTCAAAGACAATGAGACACTCGTGGAAGATTCAG GAATTGTACTGAAAGATGGGAACCGGAACCTAACTATCCGAAGGGTGAGGAAGGAGGATGAAGGCCTCTACACCTGTCAGGCCTGCAATGTCCTTGGATGTGCAAGAGCGGAGACACTTTTTATAATAGAAG GTGCTCAGGAAAAGACCAACTTGGAAGTCATTATTCTTGTGGGCACTGCTGTGATTGCTATGTTCTTCTGGCTACTTCTTGTCATCGTTCTACGGACCGTTAAGCGG GCCAATGAAGGGGAACTGAAGACAGGCTACTTGTCCATTGTCATGGATCCAGATGAACTGCCCTTGAATGAGCGCTGTGAACGCTTGCCTTATGATGCTAGCAAATGGGAATTCCCCAGGGACCGACTGAAACTAG GGAAGCCTCTTGGCCGTGGTGCCTTTGGCCAAGTGATTGAGGCAGATGCCTTTGGAATTGACAAGACAGCAACTTGCAAAACAGTGGCCGTCAAAATGTTGAAAG AAGGAGCAACACACAGTGAGCACCGAGCCCTCATGTCTGAACTCAAGATCCTCATCCACATTGGCCACCATCTCAATGTGGTCAACCTTCTAGGTGCCTGCACCAAGCCGGGAG GGCCTCTCATGGTGATTGTGGAATTCTGCAAGTTTGGAAACCTATCAACTTACTTACGGGGCAAGAGAAATGAATTTGTTCCCTATAAG AGTAAAGGGGCACGGTTCCGCCAGGGGAAAGACTACGTTGGGGAGCTCTCTGTGGATCTGAAACGCCGCTTGGATAGCATCACCAGCAGCCAGAGCTCTGCCAGCTCTGGATTTGTTGAGGAGAAATCCCTCAGTGAtgtagaggaagaagaag CTGCTGAGGACTTGTACAAGGACTTTCTGACCTTGGAGCATCTCATCTGCTACAGCTTCCAAGTGGCTAAGGGCATGGAGTTCTTGGCATCAAGGAAG TGTATCCATAGGGACCTGGCGGCACGGAATATTCTCCTGTCGGAGAAGAATGTGGTGAAGATCTGTGACTTTGGCTTGGCTCGGGATATTTATAAAGACCCGGATTATGTCAGAAAGGGGGAT GCCCGACTCCCTTTGAAATGGATGGCCCCAGAAACAATTTTTGACAGAGTATACACAATTCAGAGTGACGTGTGGTCTTTTGGCGTTTTGCTCTGGGAAATATTTTCCTTAG GTGCTTCCCCATATCCTGGGGTCAAGATTGATGAAGACTTTTGTAGGAGACTGAAAGAAGGAACTAGAATGAGGGCTCCTGACTACACCACCCCAGAAAT GTACCAAACCATGCTGGACTGCTGGCATGAGGACCCCAATCAGAGACCCTCGTTTTCAGAGCTGGTGGAACATTTGGGAAATCTCCTGCAAGCAAATGCTCAGCAG GATGGCAAAGACTACATTGTTCTTCCAATGTCAGAGACACTGAGCATGGAAGAGGATTCTGGACTCTCCCTGCCCACCTCACCTGTTTCCTgtatggaggaagaggaagtgtgCGACCCCAAATTCCATTATGACAACACAGCAGGAATCAG